From one Ignisphaera cupida genomic stretch:
- the sfsA gene encoding DNA/RNA nuclease SfsA produces MDLITLSNIVECTIVYRESLFTVVVSIGNEVKKAHLINTGRLKDYLASGKKGFCIPIARTRSGLEYRLVGVEDNGYAAIVDTKLHEKSFEVLLSKNIVPWLENCVLTRRNVFVYNSRIDYEARCKDKKVLIEIKSAVMRFQNGFAGYPDAPTQRGKKHLDSLAKYVSNNMGLAYIVFVAAIPHAKGFSLYCDADKSICKHVLNALRSGVQFKSINIYLDVEKKGIVYGDLDLPIDLSCCETNI; encoded by the coding sequence TTGGATTTAATTACTCTAAGCAATATTGTTGAATGTACCATAGTCTACAGAGAATCCTTGTTCACAGTTGTTGTTAGCATTGGTAATGAGGTGAAGAAAGCTCATTTAATTAATACAGGTAGGCTTAAAGACTACTTGGCTAGTGGTAAAAAAGGTTTTTGCATTCCAATAGCTAGAACTAGATCTGGTTTGGAGTATAGACTTGTTGGTGTTGAGGACAATGGGTATGCTGCTATTGTGGATACAAAACTTCATGAGAAATCGTTTGAGGTTTTGCTAAGCAAAAACATTGTTCCATGGCTTGAAAACTGCGTTTTAACAAGAAGAAATGTTTTTGTGTATAACAGTAGAATTGATTATGAAGCTAGATGCAAAGACAAAAAAGTGTTGATAGAAATTAAAAGTGCTGTTATGAGATTTCAAAATGGTTTTGCAGGTTATCCAGACGCCCCAACCCAGCGTGGAAAAAAGCATTTAGATTCATTGGCTAAGTACGTTAGTAATAACATGGGCCTTGCATACATAGTCTTTGTTGCTGCTATACCCCATGCAAAAGGCTTTAGTCTTTACTGCGATGCGGATAAAAGTATCTGCAAACATGTGCTAAATGCTTTGAGAAGTGGTGTTCAATTCAAATCAATAAACATATACCTTGATGTAGAGAAGAAGGGTATTGTCTACGGAGATCTCGACCTACCAATCGATTTAAGTTGTTGCGAAACAAACATTTAA
- a CDS encoding sugar phosphate isomerase/epimerase family protein, whose translation MSRVNLAWLYAITKYGYPPSIGDMYKAVDDAARLGFKAIELEVFGEKNLVEVEEHKKVLRDYIESKGLKVVNVAAIFPELLSADERTRERGLEYFRRTAKLATYFNALMTQTDTFTPPIEFIERKPYSTTIAFGERYRVRIPANFSWRSFWKMLVDVMKRCALIAKDHGLLLAVEPRVGETVSNSDAMLRLLDEVNEDNFGAVLDTGHLHAAKELIPLSIEKLGNKIIYVHISDNDGRDNYHWAPGKGTIDWDSVFEGLKKYGYSGYIAIDVGGPDIKDRLDDEVLIAKKFVEEMGRKHGLW comes from the coding sequence ATGTCTAGAGTTAATCTTGCATGGCTCTATGCCATAACCAAGTATGGTTATCCACCATCGATAGGGGATATGTACAAGGCTGTTGATGATGCTGCAAGACTTGGTTTTAAGGCGATAGAGCTTGAGGTTTTTGGTGAGAAAAATCTTGTTGAGGTAGAGGAGCATAAGAAGGTTTTGAGGGATTATATAGAGAGCAAAGGTCTTAAGGTTGTTAATGTTGCTGCAATATTTCCTGAGCTTCTATCTGCCGATGAGAGAACTAGGGAGAGGGGGCTGGAATATTTCAGAAGAACAGCTAAGCTAGCAACATACTTCAATGCCCTAATGACGCAAACAGATACCTTCACTCCTCCAATAGAGTTTATTGAGAGAAAACCGTATAGTACTACAATAGCTTTTGGTGAGAGGTACAGGGTTAGGATCCCAGCGAATTTCTCATGGCGAAGCTTCTGGAAAATGCTTGTAGATGTTATGAAGAGATGTGCTCTAATAGCTAAGGACCATGGGCTTCTACTTGCTGTAGAACCCAGAGTTGGTGAAACTGTAAGCAATTCAGATGCTATGCTTAGACTTCTTGATGAGGTAAACGAGGATAATTTTGGAGCAGTGCTAGACACTGGTCATTTGCATGCTGCTAAAGAGCTTATACCACTATCCATAGAGAAACTGGGAAATAAAATAATCTATGTACACATATCAGATAATGATGGTAGAGATAACTACCACTGGGCACCGGGCAAGGGAACAATAGACTGGGACTCTGTTTTCGAAGGTTTGAAGAAATATGGGTATAGTGGATACATAGCCATAGATGTTGGAGGACCGGATATCAAAGATAGGCTAGATGATGAAGTACTTATTGCAAAAAAGTTTGTTGAGGAAATGGGTAGAAAACATGGTCTTTGGTAA
- a CDS encoding ferritin, which yields MGWLLDKEVLDALNKQLNQELQNAYLYLSIASYFDALSFTGFAHYFKVQAREELEHAMKIYSYITDRGGKVELFDIPKPRAEWSSIVDAVEGFYRAEVENTKRIWDLAELARRKGDKATESFLKWFIDEQVEEEKNASELLAKVKLVKDTPAALLALDNVLAQRK from the coding sequence GTGGGTTGGTTGCTAGATAAGGAGGTTTTGGATGCTCTAAATAAGCAGTTGAATCAGGAGCTACAAAATGCTTACCTGTACCTCTCAATAGCAAGCTACTTTGATGCATTGAGCTTCACAGGCTTTGCGCATTACTTTAAGGTTCAGGCTAGGGAGGAGCTTGAACATGCAATGAAGATTTATAGCTATATTACTGATAGAGGTGGGAAGGTGGAGCTTTTCGATATTCCAAAGCCAAGAGCTGAGTGGAGTAGTATTGTTGATGCTGTTGAAGGCTTTTATAGAGCTGAAGTCGAGAATACTAAAAGGATTTGGGACTTGGCTGAATTGGCTAGAAGAAAAGGTGATAAAGCAACTGAGTCATTTCTTAAATGGTTTATAGATGAGCAAGTTGAGGAGGAGAAGAATGCTAGCGAGTTATTGGCAAAGGTAAAGCTTGTTAAAGACACTCCAGCAGCTCTTCTAGCTCTTGACAATGTCCTTGCCCAAAGAAAGTAA
- a CDS encoding YkgJ family cysteine cluster protein, which produces MVFERSFCLYCAKCCAPTEMILFREDIERISSHGEKDFVVFRNGFYRLRNVGERCIFLDEENRCRIYSIRPIGCRVYPLVYSFDKGPLLDPECPLSQQVVYTCEEVEEGLKILEKVLKMLESEYRIKINWSVFSVGKRDLLMRYCNKFE; this is translated from the coding sequence GTGGTTTTTGAAAGAAGCTTTTGCCTATACTGCGCAAAGTGTTGTGCACCAACAGAAATGATTTTGTTTAGAGAAGATATTGAGAGAATTTCTTCTCATGGCGAAAAAGACTTTGTGGTTTTTAGAAATGGTTTCTATAGACTGAGAAATGTTGGTGAAAGGTGCATTTTTCTTGATGAAGAAAACAGATGTAGAATATATAGCATTAGACCTATTGGATGCAGAGTATATCCACTTGTCTACAGCTTTGACAAAGGACCTTTGCTAGATCCAGAATGTCCACTGAGTCAACAAGTTGTTTATACATGCGAAGAAGTTGAAGAGGGTTTGAAAATACTTGAAAAAGTCTTGAAAATGCTGGAGAGTGAATATAGGATTAAAATCAATTGGAGTGTGTTTAGTGTTGGAAAAAGAGATTTGTTAATGAGATACTGCAACAAGTTTGAGTAG